A genomic region of Nitrospinaceae bacterium contains the following coding sequences:
- a CDS encoding RidA family protein — protein MNLEERLGELGLELPPMPDAVANYIPGVLVGEVLFLSGTIGKIKDTLPFQGKLGAELTVEEGYASARLCTLNHLTMAKAVLGDLDRIVRVVRLVGYVNSAPGFNKAPWVVNGASDLLVELLGEEKGRHARAALNVNELTFDAPVETVLTLQVEP, from the coding sequence ATGAACCTTGAGGAGCGCCTCGGAGAACTTGGCCTTGAGTTGCCCCCAATGCCAGATGCCGTGGCAAACTATATTCCGGGTGTTTTGGTGGGTGAGGTGCTTTTTCTCTCGGGAACCATCGGTAAGATAAAGGACACGCTTCCTTTTCAGGGAAAGCTTGGTGCCGAGCTTACTGTCGAGGAGGGCTACGCGTCTGCCAGGCTGTGTACGCTGAATCATCTCACTATGGCAAAAGCTGTTCTTGGCGATCTTGACAGAATCGTGCGCGTCGTGCGTCTAGTTGGTTACGTCAATAGCGCACCGGGCTTCAATAAAGCCCCCTGGGTTGTCAACGGGGCCTCAGATCTTCTCGTCGAACTGCTGGGCGAGGAAAAAGGCCGCCATGCTCGGGCGGCCCTGAACGTCAATGAGCTTACCTTCGATGCTCCAGTCGAAACAGTACTTACCCTGCAGGTAGAGCCCTAG